One Ciconia boyciana chromosome 16, ASM3463844v1, whole genome shotgun sequence genomic window, CgtgaaaatgaaacatctgGACACCATTTGTTCAATAACGCTTATCAAATGATGATACGTTCATGAAGACAACTGTGATTCTTATGAAAGCTCAGACAAACAAAAGATTTCCCTAGAAAAAATAGAGATTTTAATCAGACCCCATATTTACACGCTTGAGGCCTTTAAGTGCCAAGTGATTCACAGCTTCACGACAACGCACAGATTGCAGTCAATTCATTTTGCTCATAACTTATATCAGTTTCATACTAAACTGAACAAGCATTAGATAATATTCGATTCCCTGTGTGCGCATTCAGGATGAAGGTTCATGCCTCTGTGGTAGTCCAGAACAAGGTCAACAAAAGACTTAAATACCACATAAGCTCCATTTGAAACATGCTGATCCTCGGCACATTTTACCCCGCTCTGAATTTTAGCGTCAATTCTTTGCAATTCATTTGCCTGTCTAAATGTGTCTGAGCTCGACTGTGAATAATTATTCAAACATTAGAAAAACTGAATCCATCTATGCCCCTCCATAAACTGCATGCATCTGTGTGAGCAGCAGATTTATTCCCTCAGCCCTTTGCCACTTAGGGCATATCTCTGCGAGCGCTGTTTAGGTCACCATTCATTTACTGCAGAGCCAAAGACAAATTCCTGGCACCCAAAAGCAGCTGAACTCTATCCCAGGACCACGCTCTCTATTTCTTTATCTTCTGTGTCATTTCGGCTCCCTGCCAGGCCCTCTCCATGCTGGAGTGAACCCCCCAGACTTTACGTCAACAAAGAGCACTCAAGCAAGCACTGACACATCTTTGAAAATATGCATAAACTTAACGAGCTGTGCAGAGGTGCTGAACTGCATTAATTTGCAGGCTGATCTCTGAACTCTGATATAACGTTTAATTAGGTGGGACTCACTTTCACCCTCTGGATGTTTGTCAtccagctgaaagcagagggTTGTGCTCCCTTTGTGGTGAGCAGAGAGAAATGGCCCCTCCAAGGTGGGTGTCTCCAGGCGGGATGGACGTGCCACGCAGAGACACATGCCTTTAGGTTGGGCTGGGGACAACCAGCTCCCTGCTAGGGAGAGGCACCGTGCATCCTGGTGCTCACGTGCCGCCTGGCGTGCACTCACGTGGCATCGACCCGCTCCACCCCTTGGTAGTAGCTGATGCCGTCGGAGGTGTTCCTCAGGTGGTGGCACTTGTCGTCGATGCGGTGGGCCGCCTGCTTGTTGACCAGGTCCCTCTCCAGCTCGTGCTGGGCCACCCTGTTGGACCTGCAACAGCCATCGGTGAGGTTGTATGGGTGGAACGGCTTCCTCCCCATCCCGCTTCCCTGTAGCTCCTGCCCGGGCAGCTACGTCCTTCCATGAGCACCACTGCCTGCTTCCCATGGGGCCTGCATGGGTTTTACACCTGTGGGGTGTGGGTAGAGCTGGGGGTCTGCTGGGGATTCACATCACAACTGCAAATGCACCTCAGCCCTACACATGAGATAAGGAGCTCCTCCTTACGCGAGCTGGGCTTTCGCCTTATCCAGGTACTGCTGCATCCTCTCCTGGCACGACCTGATGACATCGACTTCCTGGGCAAAGGCAAAACATGACCCCATTAGTGTCCGCACTCAGTCGTCCTGGTCACACTTGTCCCCTCGGACCCCTCCAACCCCGCACACAGCAAGAACTTGCCTGCTTATCTTTCTGCCCAAAGCGAACAGGCAGGGAGTGGAGAAAGTACCCCCCAACCCCAGCACACTCACTCATGCAGCTGAGCCTGCACGCAGCGACCGGGAGGGGACAGAAGGGTGCTGCGGCCGCAGCCATGGCCTTTGCATTCACTTTCAGGGTGGGCCGAtaagtattttttcatcttgACATCAGTGTCAAGTGCTGGTTAGTTCCACCGCATGGACAGGGACAGATCCTGACCTGGTATGAACGGGCATAGTGGTTCCCTGGACCAGCAGCGCTACACACCCCCACCCACAAATCAGCATCTGCCCTTTTTGCTCCTAAAATGTTCTCCTCCCCAGGAGAAAGCCCATCCATacaggacaagaggagatgAACTTTACTTTGGTGTAAATCCCCAGCCATTTCTACGAAACATTCAGCTCCACTGGAGGAAGGCATGTGTTGCTCTCAGCTCACTTGACTTCAGCACAAATCTATTGCATCTGTGAAGGCTCAGCTACTGGAAGCAGGTGATTAGTGCTCCaaatgcagtaatttttaaGCCCTCCTGTCTGCAGGAGCCAACTGAAAAGCACGGCCTAAATGTGTCCTAAACACTTAAGATCCAAAATGCCATTATGGAGATACCAGCTctgattattttcctaaaatctCATGACCTTTAAACTAATCTTCTAATTTATTAGGGCCTGACTCATAAGAAAAAATCTTCTAACGGAGCAGTGGCTTTACAGTCCCGGGGGCTGCGATTTCCTTCCCAGTTTCACGATGCCTTTGCCGTGATTGTATGTCACTGTATCCTGCGTTAGGATCCCATCTCCTGTGCCAACTCTCGTCATGCTTGCTTTTTATTCGTAATTTAAAGCAGACTATATAAAGGCAGGCAGGAGTGCATGTTTTTATGATTTCTATAAAATACATTGCCTAACCACACATAGTGGCAGTCGTACTGCAGCCACGCTGCtctgagcaaagcaaagctggaggTAGatgtaatatcttttattagaccaactAACATAGTTGGGAAAACCAGACAAGCTGTCAGGCACACGCTGTTATCCATATCTCCATATCTGCATGTGATAGATATAGAGAGAGATATACGTATATGATATTGATATAGATATATAGCTATATCATACATATGTGATACAGACACATATAGATCCTGTTCCGGCAGGGCTCTGAAAGGCAGGACAGTCTCACAAACTGCTTGAAGAGGGACAGAGGACCCCGATATgctacacaaacacacagctgattttcagctatttcttcctctgtaagGGCAAGTCTTACCCACACCGTGTGGGCGTGCTGCTGCGTGGGGGAACGCCGTCCCCTGGCCCagcaggtttggggggtttgAAGAGTTTAGCACCTCACCAGCACTAAGGAGCCAGTTAGGGAACAGGGCCGCAAAACCTTTTTAGGGCAGGTTGGGTAAAAACAGCTTAAACACATGATCTGTGTTGCCCAAACTTACTGTGAAGAGCTGTTTCTCCACGTTGTCATGGACGAGGTCGATGCCCATCCTCTTCTCCCGGTGAAGCAAGCACTCCTGAGCAACCTGTTGGGGACATGCCATcactgctggctgcagggggaGGACTCCCTATAGGGATGGTCCCCATCTCAAGTAATGtaaggcaaaataaattataggtGGGCACAGAGAGAGCAGCATGGGAAAAAAGTGCCCAGGGCAGCTGGTTTAGCTGACAATGAGCAGCCGAGCTGCAACATCAGCTTTAAATCAACATGAGGGAGCACACGTGTCTGGTGCAACCACAGCTGAATGCAGGGACCTGTGTCAGGCTTGATGCTGACCGCACCAGAGCCTCGTAGTAAGACACGGGCTTTTGTTTCCCAAACCAGGATTTTGGATATACcgcttagaaaaatatttggttaAGCAAATGGTGTTCTGATGTGCTCAACTCGTGCTGATAGGGGATGCAGCAGATGGCAAGGGATTTGTTTATTACTAACTTAACTGATGGTTTCTTAATAAAAACTTTCTAGACGTTACGGAGCTGCAGTGAAACTTAATTAGACATTTGAATGGCTGCAGATGTTTCAGCAGCAGGCTACAGCTTGCAGCCCACTGGACACAGTGCTTACCTGGAGAGGGGGCTCTGTCTCGGCCAAGGCTCTCTCCAGTCGTTCCTTGGTGTCTGTGAGTGCCTTGGTCTCCCCGATCATCTCATCCAGCTCACGGCACAGCTCCGATTTCCAAAATTCAATATCATTGACACGTTCTCCCAGTTTTTTGGTGCTTTCtacttgtgttttctttgtctgCTGATATTTATCCTGAATCATGCGGGAGGTATCGGCTCTCAGACGCTCCGCATTGTGCCGGGAAGTCTCCGACTCTTTGTAGTTGGTCAGGCTGGACATGTACCAGTCATCAGGGGTGTACCGGGTGAAGAGGGTTGTTCTTTTGGAAGCAAAAGGAAGCATCTTGCTGGGGGTTAACCCCTGGGAGCTTTTGGAAAAAGGAGCCAAAGTTGGGTTGATGGCAGCTGTTTTGTAGTAGGAGCTGGGCATCCAGGGTAGGCTGAAGCTCTGAGGCAAGGGGTAGTAAGGAAAACGGTTCTTATAGCTTGAAGCCATGGTGCTGATGGCAGGCAGAAACTTGGTAGGTGTTGATCTTGGATGGGTGTACATTGTTGTTAAGGGAGAGCCAACCAGCTCCATTCCCGAATGCTGCTATTCAGGTACGTGTCCTGCACAAAGGAGACAGAAGAAGACAGCCCCACTCAGTAAGCTCCTGCACTTGCATTACTTCTTACAGCAACAGATGCAACTTATAATACAAACGGTGATGCACACAGCACCCACACATCGTCTGTATAGGCCTAAAACTCTTGAAAGAAAATC contains:
- the TEKT3 gene encoding tektin-3, translating into MELVGSPLTTMYTHPRSTPTKFLPAISTMASSYKNRFPYYPLPQSFSLPWMPSSYYKTAAINPTLAPFSKSSQGLTPSKMLPFASKRTTLFTRYTPDDWYMSSLTNYKESETSRHNAERLRADTSRMIQDKYQQTKKTQVESTKKLGERVNDIEFWKSELCRELDEMIGETKALTDTKERLERALAETEPPLQVAQECLLHREKRMGIDLVHDNVEKQLFTEVDVIRSCQERMQQYLDKAKAQLASNRVAQHELERDLVNKQAAHRIDDKCHHLRNTSDGISYYQGVERVDATISAPESWAKFTDDNILRSQSERAASAKLRDNVENLLVVTANEMWRQFNGVNVAFTNRIAETANAKNKIQTHLAKTLQEIFQIEMNIEAIRKAIRDKGPPLKVAQTRLDERTRRPNIELCRDTAQLRLVNEVHEIGETIQSLQQRLRDAEDTLQKLVRAKSVLEHDLAIKANSLFIDQEKCMGMRKTFPSTARLVGYV